The following proteins are co-located in the Apium graveolens cultivar Ventura chromosome 5, ASM990537v1, whole genome shotgun sequence genome:
- the LOC141659578 gene encoding inositol phosphorylceramide glucuronosyltransferase 1 produces MNLYVSRTGFFVLCLVISFVCNLGSVFGESDEAYVTLLYGDEFVLGVRVLGKSIKDTKSTNKDMVVLVSDGVSEYSKKLLQADGWIVDHISLLANPNQVRPTRFWGVYTKLKIFNMTKYKKVVYLDADTIVVQSIEDLFKCGKFCANLKHSERLNSGVMVVEPSEAVFNDMMSKVKTLASYTGGDQGFLNSYYVGFESARVFDPSLPDHVIKSRPVPEMERLSTLYNADVGLYMLANKWMVDEKELRVIHYTLGPLKPWDWWTSWLLKPVDVWQNVREQLEESLPGTGGGRNSNETLLVRFLFLLPVLTWIFLYYKSFLQTRSLCDHLRQLYFKVRSGGALAYTTVSSSTTTSNKEFSNGAHSKVPIFLGGISIFICFMAAVVSLALALSIVPRQVTPWTGLLLMYEWTFTIFLLVFGGYLHLVYQWGKVVANRGGSTSSRPESADYGTGKGHQRQTSCDVAMWYYGLGMAILAVAAPSLPCVFGITALFLRLGLMVVGAIILASFMTYASEHLAIRSFIRGLEDRDNSRSGRSICLVC; encoded by the exons ATGAATTTATATGTTTCAAGAACTGGGTTTTTTGTGTTATGTCTTGTAATATCATTTGTATGTAATCTTGGAAGTGTGTTTGGAGAATCTGATGAAGCTTATGTGACTCTTTTGTATGGAGATGAGTTTGTTCTTGGTGTAAGAGTTTTAGGCAAGTCTATTAAGGATACTAAATCTACTAATAAAGATATGGTTGTTCTAGTTTCTGATGGTGTGTCTGAGTATTCCAAGAAGCTGCTTCAG GCGGATGGATGGATTGTGGACCACATTAGTTTATTGGCAAATCCTAATCAGGTCCGGCCGACAAGATTTTGGGGTGTATACACAAAGCTGAAGATATTTAACATGACAAAGTACAAGAAAG TGGTCTATCTTGACGCTGATACAATTGTGGTTCAGAGTATTGAAGATCTATTTAAGTGCGGAAAGTTTTGTGCTAATTTGAAGCATTCCGAAAGGCTAAATTCAGGTGTCATGGTAGTTGAACCATCTGAAGCTGTTTTCAATGATATGATGAGCAAGGTGAAAACTTTGGCGTCTTACACTGGAG GTGATCAGGGGTTCCTCAACTCCTATTATGTTGGATTTGAAAGTGCACGTGTTTTCGACCCATCACTACCTGATCACGTGATCAAGTCTAGACCAGTTCCTGAAATGGAGAGGCTTTCTACTCTATATAATGCAGATGTTGGGCTTTACATGCTCGCAAACAAG TGGATGGTAGATGAGAAAGAACTTCGTGTTATTCATTATACACTAGGCCCCCTTAAACCATGGGATTGGTGGACTTCATGGCTTCTGAAACCTGTTGATGTCTGGCAG AATGTAAGGGAACAACTTGAGGAATCTCTTCCTGGAACTGGAGGGGGCAGAAATTCTAATGAAACACTTCTAGTCCGGTTCCTTTTCCTGCTCCCAGTACTGACTTGGATTTTCTTATACTATAAGTCTTTTCTTCAG ACACGTTCATTATGTGATCACCTCAGGCAACTGTATTTTAAAGTCAGGTCTGGGGGTGCTCTTGCCTATACCACGGTTTCATCATCTACCACTACTTCAAATAAAGAG TTTTCAAATGGCGCACATTCCAAGGTTCCTATTTTCCTCGGAGGAATCTCAATATTCATCTGTTTTATGGCTGCTGTTGTGTCTCTTGCACTCGCTCTTTCCATTGTGCCTCGCCAGGTTACGCCATGGACGGGTTTGCTGCTCATGTACGAATGGACATTTACAATTTTCTTGCTAGTATTTGGGGGTTATTTGCATTTGGTGTATCAATGGGGAAAAGTCGTGGCCAATCGAGGTGGGTCTACGTCCTCTCGTCCCGAATCTGCTGATTATGGTACTGGCAAAG GCCATCAGCGCCAGACTTCTTGTGATGTTGCTATGTGGTATTATGGGCTGGGTATGGCAATTCTTGCTGTTGCTGCTCCATCATTACCTTGCGTTTTTGGGATCACAGCGCTTTTTCTAAG